The Rhizoctonia solani chromosome 4, complete sequence genome contains a region encoding:
- a CDS encoding extracellular metalloprotease translates to MRSYEQVKIDEASFQEKKNLSKAKQSALNLNVVIPVHWHAIQSGDSLAEGHIPESQVIDSIKVLNEDYATTGFSFKLESANYVTNATWFEAAGPDTDYPERVYQTEMKGKLHQGNATTLNIYCHWMNLYHTFSESCDDDGDFVDDTPAQLNSTKGCPTVAPDSCPGRPGRDPIHNYMDYSSDICLTEFTRGQIRRMQESFISFRIDSA, encoded by the exons ATG CGTAGCTATGAACAAGTGAAAATAGACGAGGCTTCTTTTCAAGAAAAGAAGAATTTATCCAAGGCGAAACAGAGTGCCCTCAATCTCAATGTAGTTATTCCAGTCCATTGGCATGCCATCCAATCTGGTGATT CCTTAGCAGAGGGTCACATACCTGAATCACAGGTCATCGACTCAATCAAAGTTCTCAACGAGGATTACGCGACCACGGGCTTCTCTTTCAAGCTGGAGAGTGCTAACTATGTTACAAATGC AACATGGTTTGAAGCAGCTGGCCCCGACACGGACTACCCAGAACGAGTTTATCAAACCGAAATGAAGGGGAAATTACATCAAGGCAATGCAACGACACTAAATATATACT GCCACTGGATGAATCTCTATCATACCTTCTCGGAGAGCTGTGACGATGATGGTGACTTCGTCGATGATACCCCTGCTCAGCTTAACTCAACCAAAGGCTGTCCAACCGTCGCACCAGATAGTTGCCCAGGTCGACCGGGTCGCGATCC GATTCACAACTATATGGACTACAGTTCTGATATTTGCTTAACCGAG TTCACACGAGGGCAAATCCGACGTATGCAGGAGTCTTTCATTTCGTTTCGTATCGATAGCGCTTAG
- a CDS encoding amidohydrolase family protein, translated as MDKHGIDISIVSTANPWLDFLTSKEAPSLARELNDDLEAYCATGPSLSSSPLRRLYGFGLLPLLPDVPTSEITSIVEQIGSLSHLKGVIMGTKGVGKGLDDPALEPVWEAIASKGLVIFLHPHYGVPDELFGDIENGHVFPSPSASHSKLRSLLLAHSGGALPILSSRLASCIAHDPLVARRLKHDARHYLGMLYYDAVAYGAPELSMASAAAGRGPNYAADAAKATDGIDGWSALGSQRMMFGTDHPFFPPVPGVADTEAKWASVTENLAAIQAVPGWSEADKEGVRSGNAIKTFGLA; from the exons ATGGACAAGCACGGTATCGACATTTCGATTGTCTCTACCGCCAACCCATGGCTTGATTTCCTCACTTCAAAGGAGGCTCCTTCGCTTGCACGAGAGCTAAATGATGATCTCGAGGCATACTGCGCTACCGGACCttctctttcttcttctcccttgCGGAGGCTATACGGATTCGGCTTGCTGCCTCTCCTTCCAGATGTTCCAACCTCTGAAATCACTTCAATCGTTGAGCAAATTGGGTCCTTGTCACATTTGAAGGGAGTCATTATGGGTACAAAAGGCGTTGGCAAAGGACTAGACGACCCAGCTCTTGAACCCGTCTGGGAAGCCATCGCCTCCAAAGGCCTGGTCATTTTCTTACACCCACACTACGGGGTTCCCGATGAGCTCTTTGGTGATATCGAGAATGGCCACGTCTTCCCCTCGCCCTCGGCTTCCCATTCGAAACTGCGATC GCTCCTGCTCGCTCATTCGGGAGGAGCTTTGCCGATCTTGTCGTCCCGCCTTGCGTCGTGCATCGCACACGACCCGCTTGTCGCGCGCCGCCTCAAGCACGATGCACGACACTACCTTGGGATGCTGTACTACGATGCTGTAGCGTATGGGGCTCCAGAATTAAGCATGGCGAGTGCAGCTGCCGGACGAGGGCCCAACTACGCGGCGGATGCCGCAAAGGCAACCGACGGGATCGATGGATGGTCTGCGCTAGGCAGCCAGCGCATGATGTTTGGAACCGACCATCCGTTCTTCCCACCAGTTCCGGGAGTAGCAGACACGGAGGCCAAATGGGCGAGTGTGACCGAAAACCTAGCCGCAATTCAAGCCGTACCCGGGTGGAGCGAGGCTGACAAAGAGGGAGTAAGGAGTGGAAATGCGATCAAAACTTTTGGCTTGGCTTAA